In Spinacia oleracea cultivar Varoflay chromosome 5, BTI_SOV_V1, whole genome shotgun sequence, a single window of DNA contains:
- the LOC110784624 gene encoding ATP-dependent Clp protease ATP-binding subunit ClpA homolog CD4B, chloroplastic — MAGALIQSTNIPSLAYKVNGQFQRSDKGKKAVKMMASLQAPGYRMRSFSGLRGGNALDTLGTTSECFYSKMRAVLSVRKGTASRGVVRAMFERFTEKAIKVIMLAQEEARRLGHNFVGTEQILLGLIGEGTGIAAKVLKSMGINLKDARVEVEKIIGRGSGFVAVEIPFTPRAKRVLELSLEEARQLGHNYIGSEHLLLGLLREGEGVAARVLENLGADPSNIRTQVIRMVGENTEAVGAGVGGGTTGNKMPTLEEYGTNLTKLAEEGKLDPVVGRQAQIERVTQILGRRTKNNPCLIGEPGVGKTAIAEGLAQRIATGDVPETIEGKKVITLDMGLLVAGTKYRGEFEERLKKLMEEIKQSDEIILFIDEVHTLIGAGAAEGAIDAANILKPALARGELQCIGATTLDEYRKHIEKDPALERRFQPVKVPEPTVDETIQILKGLRERYEIHHKLRYTDEALVAAAQLSYQYISDRFLPDKAIDLIDEAGSRVRLQHAQLPEEARELEKELRQLTKEKNEAVRGQDFEKAGELRDREMDLKAQISALVEKNKEMSKAETEAGDVGPMVTESDIQHIVSSWTGIPVEKVSTDESDRLLKMEDTLHTRVIGQDEAVKAISRAIRRARVGLKNPNRPIASFIFSGPTGVGKSELAKALAAYYFGSEEAMIRLDMSEFMERHTVSKLIGSPPGYVGYTEGGQLTEAVRRRPYTVVLFDEIEKAHPDVFNMMLQILEDGRLTDSKGRTVDFKNTLLIMTSNVGSSVIEKGGRRIGFDLDYDEKDSSYNRIKSLVTEELKQYFRPEFLNRLDEMIVFRQLTKLEVKEIADIMLKEVFGRLKNKEIELQVTERFRDRVVDEGYNPSYGARPLRRAIMRLLEDSMAEKMLAREIKEGDSVIVDVDSDGNVIVLNGSSGAPPESLPEVLTV, encoded by the exons ATGGCTGGggcattgattcaatcaactaaCATCCCTTCATTGGCTTACAAAGTAAATGGCCAATTTCAAAGATCTGATAAGGGTAAGAAGGCTGTGAAGATGATGGCCAGCCTTCAGGCACCCGGATATAGAATGCGAAGTTTCTCGGGGTTGCGTGGAGGAAATGCTTTGGATACTTTGGGAACTACCAGTGAATGTTTCTACTCCAAGATGAGGGCTGTGCTTTCTGTACGTAAAGGGACAGCCAGCCGTGGTGTAGTTAGGGCTATGTTTGAACGTTTCACTGAGAAAGCAATTAAAGTAATCATGCTTGCTCAAGAAGAGGCAAGACGGTTAGGCCATAACTTTGTTGGCACAGAGCAGATTTTGCTGGGTCTTATTGGTGAAGGCACTGGAATTGCTGCCAAGGTCTTGAAATCCATGGGAATTAATCTGAAAGATGCTCGTGTAGAAGTTGAGAAAATTATTGGGAGGGGCAGCGGATTTGTTGCTGTTGAAATTCCATTTACTCCTCGTGCCAAGCGTGTTTTGGAACTTTCATTAGAGGAAGCCCGTCAACTTG GCCACAACTATATTGGGTCAGAGCACTTGCTTCTGGGTCTTCTTCGTGAGGGTGAGGGTGTAGCTGCTCGTGTTTTAGAGAATTTGGGTGCTGATCCTAGTAACATCCGTACGCAG GTTATACGTATGGTCGGTGAAAACACAGAAGCTGTTGGTGCTGGTGTTGGAGGTGGCACTACAGGGAATAAGATGCCAACTTTGGAAGAGTATGGAACAAATTTGACAAAATTGGCGGAAGAG GGAAAATTGGATCCTGTTGTTGGAAGACAAGCACAGATTGAGCGTGTTACCCAAATTCTGGGTAGGCGAACAAAAAATAACCCCTGTCTTATTGGAGAGCCCGGTGTTGGTAAAACAGCTATAGCAGAGGGCCTTGCTCAAAGAATAGCTACTGGTGATGTTCCAGAAACAATTGAGGGAAAGAAG GTTATTACTCTTGATATGGGTCTTCTGGTTGCTGGAACTAAATACCGTGGAGAATTTGAGGAAAGATTGAAGAAGTTGATGGAGGAAATTAAACAAAGTGatgaaataattttatttattgatGAAGTACATACTTTGATTGGGGCAGGAGCAGCAGAAGGAGCCATCGATGCTGCAAACATCTTGAAACCAGCTCTTGCAAGGGGTGAATTACAG TGTATTGGAGCTACCACCCTTGATGAGTACAGAAAACACATTGAGAAAGATCCAGCACTTGAGAGAAGGTTTCAGCCTGTTAAAGTGCCCGAGCCAACTGTAGATGAAACTATACAGATCTTGAAAGGGCTTCGTGAACGCTATGAGATCCATCACAAACTTCGGTACACGGATGAAGCACTAGTGGCTGCAGCACAACTCTCTTACCAGTACATCAG TGACCGTTTCCTGCCTGATAAAGCTATTGACCTTATAGATGAAGCGGGTTCCCGGGTTCGGTTACAACATGCCCag CTCCCTGAAGAAGCTAGAGAGCTTGAGAAAGAACTTAGGCAGCTCACTAAGGAGAAGAATGAAGCTGTCCGTGGCCAAGACTTTGAAAAG GCTGGTGAGTTGCGTGACAGAGAAATGGACCTCAAGGCCCAAATTAGTGCTCTTGTAGAGAAGAACAAGGAAATGAGCAAGGCGGAGACAGAAGCTGGGGATGTCGGTCCTATGGTCACAGAATCTGATATTCAGCACATAGTGTCTTCTTGGACTGGTATTCCTGTTGAGAAAGTATCTACTGATGAATCTGATCGTCTACTCAAGATGGAAGATACACTTCATACCAGAGTAATTGGTCAAGATGAAGCTGTTAAAGCCATTAGCCGTGCCATCCGCCGTGCTCGTGTAGGCCTAAAGAACCCCAACCGTCCAATTGCAAGCTTCATCTTCTCAGGTCCAACTGGTGTTGGAAAGTCTGAACTTGCCAAAGCTTTGGCTGCTTACTACTTTGGTTCAGAAGAAGCTATGATACGGCTTGATATGAGTGAGTTCATGGAAAGGCACACTGTATCCAAACTAATTGGTTCACCCCCAGGTTATGTAGGTTATACTGAAGGTGGCCAGCTTACTGAGGCTGTTAGACGTCGCCCATACACGGTGGTTCTTTTTGATGAAATTGAGAAGGCACATCCTGATGTCTTTAACATGATGCTTCAAATTCTTGAAGACGGGAGGTTGACTGACAGCAAGGGAAGGACTGTTGATTTCAAGAACACACTTCTTATTATGACATCAAATGTTGGAAGTAGTGTAATCGAGAAAGGTGGGCGTAGGATAGGTTTTGACCTAGACTATGATGAGAAGGACAGCAGTTACAACCGTATCAAGAGCCTTGTGACTGAAGAGCTTAAGCAGTACTTTAGGCCTGAGTTCTTGAACAGATTAGATGAGATGATTGTGTTTAGGCAACTTACAAAGCTGGAGGTCAAGGAAATTGCCGATATTATGTTGAAGGAAGTATTTGGGAGGTTGAAGAACAAGGAAATTGAGCTTCAAGtaacagagagattcagagataGGGTGGTGGATGAAGGCTACAACCCTAGTTATGGTGCTAGACCTTTGAGGAGGGCTATTATGAGACTTCTGGAGGATAGCATGGCTGAGAAAATGCTTGCTAGGGAAATCAAAGAGGGTGATTCAGTGATTGTGGATGTAGATTCTGATGGAAATGTTATCGTCCTCAATGGTAGCAGTGGTGCACCTCCAGAGAGCTTACCAGAAGTTCTCACTGTGTAG